The proteins below come from a single Oryzomicrobium terrae genomic window:
- a CDS encoding HD-GYP domain-containing protein, with amino-acid sequence MPALSRLAIDRLQPGVFISLGDLGWIHHPFLLNEFRISSTKQIQVLHGLGLTEVLWDPARSTAEPLPASSASAAAEVGEEEFDFASAALAGMLDEKRHRIERVRSQRDVFARREREYETDAASIGEILRTFTAQPAEAHSEALGLVGRVVDGLMDAPSVAIHLINQKSKDSGLAFHSLNVMVLTLLLGKTAGLTAEEMRQAGLGAMLHDAGKSEIPPRILRATSRTPPEEEFYRAHIGYGIKAVAGARNLSVAAKNVIACHHERWDGSGFPNKLAGERIPRLARVVAIANRYDNLCNPFDIKRALTPAEALAQLFKKETAHFDPDLLQRFVKTLGIYPPGSFVALSNGATGLVIETDPARLLSPTVMLYDAEIPRNEALVVDLKEAELAVESVVSPATLPLAVVEYLAPRGRVDYYVEGSA; translated from the coding sequence ATGCCTGCCCTGTCCCGCCTTGCCATCGACCGGCTTCAGCCCGGTGTCTTCATTTCCCTCGGCGACCTGGGCTGGATCCACCATCCGTTTCTGCTCAACGAGTTCCGTATCTCCAGTACCAAGCAGATCCAGGTGCTGCACGGGCTGGGACTGACCGAGGTGTTGTGGGACCCGGCGCGCAGCACCGCCGAGCCGCTCCCTGCGTCCAGTGCCTCGGCGGCAGCCGAGGTGGGCGAGGAGGAGTTCGACTTCGCCAGCGCCGCCTTGGCCGGCATGCTTGATGAAAAGCGCCACCGCATCGAGCGGGTGCGCTCCCAGCGCGACGTGTTTGCCCGGCGCGAGCGGGAATACGAGACCGATGCCGCCTCCATCGGCGAAATCCTGCGCACCTTTACCGCCCAGCCGGCGGAGGCCCATAGCGAGGCCCTGGGCCTGGTCGGCCGGGTGGTGGATGGCCTGATGGATGCGCCCAGCGTGGCCATCCACCTGATCAACCAGAAGAGCAAGGACAGCGGCCTGGCCTTCCACTCCCTCAACGTCATGGTGCTGACCCTGCTGCTCGGCAAGACCGCCGGCCTCACCGCCGAGGAGATGCGCCAGGCCGGCCTGGGCGCCATGTTGCACGATGCCGGCAAGAGCGAGATTCCGCCGCGCATCCTGCGCGCCACCTCGCGTACCCCGCCGGAAGAGGAGTTTTACCGCGCCCACATCGGCTATGGCATCAAGGCTGTGGCCGGGGCGCGCAACCTGTCGGTGGCGGCCAAGAACGTGATCGCCTGCCACCACGAGCGCTGGGACGGCAGCGGCTTTCCCAACAAGCTGGCCGGTGAGCGCATTCCGCGCCTGGCCCGGGTGGTGGCCATCGCCAACCGCTACGACAACCTGTGCAACCCCTTTGACATCAAGCGCGCCCTGACCCCGGCGGAAGCCCTGGCCCAATTGTTCAAGAAGGAAACGGCCCATTTCGACCCGGATCTGCTGCAGCGCTTCGTCAAGACTCTGGGCATCTACCCGCCGGGCAGCTTCGTCGCCCTGTCCAACGGCGCCACCGGCCTGGTCATCGAGACCGACCCGGCCCGGCTACTGTCCCCCACGGTGATGCTCTACGACGCGGAAATCCCGCGCAACGAGGCTCTGGTGGTGGATTTGAAGGAAGCGGAGCTGGCCGTCGAGTCGGTGGTCAGCCCGGCCACCCTGCCTTTGGCGGTGGTGGAGTACCTGGCGCCGCGGGGGCGGGTCGATTACTACGTCGAAGGTTCGGCGTGA
- a CDS encoding efflux RND transporter permease subunit, with the protein MSRFFINRPIFASVISIIIVIAGIMAARGLPIAQYPEIAPPTVIISASYPGASAETLTKTVAGPIEEQLSGIENLMYFNSTASSNGTLTITANFEVGTNIDMATVNVNNRVKIAEPRLPDVVRQFGVTVAKRSNDILLVATVTSPDNSRTPLFLSNYALVNILDDLKRIPGVGDAQIFGALDYSMRIWLKPDRMAQLGVTTTEIANAISAQNKQNAAGKIGQEPAPNGQQLVYTVTAKGRLNSPEEFGNIVVRADGPKGALYLKDVARVELGAQNYDASTTLLGKPVVGVGIFLQSGANALEVADKVKKRMEELKQKFPSGMDYVIPFDTTKFVQASISEVVHTLVEALVLVAAVVFLFLQNWRATVIPLVAVPVSLIGTFAGLWLFGFSINTLTLFAMVLAIGIVVDDAIVVLENVERLMWEEKMAPKEAAIEAMREVSGAVVAIVLVLCAVFIPVAFLGGIAGKLYQQFAVTVAISVTISGVVALTLTPALCALLLKEKHEEPAIFRPFNRLFERFTKSYTNTVHKTLHHRIIGTVACVIILGGSIFMFRAVPGGFVPAEDQGYLISALMLPDGASLQRTRTTGEQFQSMIKQDEAVDKVFVIAGNDIIGGGMKPNAGTVFIPLKDWKERTGVADDLAKKFTGMGMMLPDGLGIVFNPPAIRGLGAAGGFEAYIQARGEADPQKLAGVIQQFMDGLKKRPELVGINTFFRPTSPQLYVEVNEAKAISMGIPVSDVYQTLQASIGTLYVNDFNLNGRTYRVQLQSDAAYRAKPEDLGKVYVRSSSGAAVPISALIKVKSIVGPEQLERFNGFLAAKVMGNSIPKVSTGDAIKIVEEVAKETLPAGYELAWTGQAFQEKRTGTTSAVAFGFGIIMVFLILAAQYEKWTLPLAVIMAVPFALFGALAAVMIRGMPNDIYFQIGLVVLIGLAAKNAILIVEFAAQKRAEGMGVLEAAQEGARLRFRPIVMTSMAFILGVFPLVKASGAGAAARKSMGTGVFGGMLAATFIATIFIPMFFSWLSRGKMRRPTGHHPHHQLEPATGAPAQASDKEGQ; encoded by the coding sequence ATGTCACGCTTTTTCATTAATCGACCGATCTTCGCATCGGTCATCTCGATCATCATCGTCATTGCCGGGATCATGGCGGCCCGGGGGCTACCGATCGCCCAATACCCGGAAATCGCTCCGCCGACGGTGATCATTTCCGCCTCCTACCCCGGCGCTTCCGCCGAGACCCTGACCAAGACCGTGGCCGGCCCCATCGAGGAGCAGCTGTCCGGGATTGAAAACCTGATGTATTTCAATTCCACGGCCTCCTCCAACGGCACCCTCACCATCACCGCCAATTTCGAGGTTGGAACCAACATCGACATGGCCACGGTGAACGTGAATAACCGGGTCAAGATCGCCGAGCCTCGCCTGCCGGACGTGGTGCGCCAGTTCGGCGTGACCGTGGCCAAGCGCTCCAACGACATCCTGCTGGTGGCCACCGTCACCTCGCCGGACAACAGCCGCACCCCGCTCTTTCTGTCCAACTACGCCCTGGTCAACATTCTCGATGACCTGAAGCGCATTCCCGGCGTGGGCGATGCTCAGATCTTCGGCGCCTTGGACTACTCGATGCGGATTTGGCTGAAGCCGGACCGCATGGCCCAACTGGGGGTGACCACTACCGAGATCGCCAACGCCATCAGCGCGCAGAACAAGCAGAACGCTGCCGGCAAGATCGGTCAGGAACCGGCTCCCAACGGCCAACAGTTGGTCTATACCGTCACCGCCAAGGGTCGCCTCAACTCCCCCGAGGAATTCGGCAATATCGTCGTGCGCGCCGATGGCCCCAAGGGCGCCCTGTACCTGAAGGACGTGGCCCGGGTCGAGCTGGGCGCCCAGAACTACGATGCCAGCACCACCCTGCTGGGCAAGCCCGTGGTCGGCGTCGGCATCTTCCTGCAATCCGGCGCCAACGCGCTGGAGGTGGCCGACAAAGTGAAGAAACGCATGGAGGAACTGAAGCAGAAGTTCCCCAGCGGCATGGATTACGTCATCCCCTTCGACACCACCAAGTTCGTCCAGGCCTCGATCAGTGAAGTGGTGCACACCCTGGTCGAAGCCCTGGTGCTGGTGGCTGCGGTGGTCTTCCTCTTCCTGCAGAACTGGCGCGCCACCGTCATTCCCCTAGTGGCCGTGCCCGTTTCCCTGATCGGCACCTTCGCCGGCCTGTGGCTGTTCGGTTTCTCGATCAACACCCTGACCCTGTTCGCCATGGTGCTGGCCATCGGTATCGTGGTGGACGACGCCATCGTGGTGCTGGAGAACGTCGAACGCCTGATGTGGGAAGAAAAGATGGCGCCCAAGGAGGCGGCCATCGAAGCCATGCGCGAGGTGTCCGGCGCGGTGGTGGCCATCGTCCTGGTGCTGTGCGCGGTGTTCATCCCGGTGGCCTTCCTCGGCGGCATCGCCGGCAAGCTGTACCAGCAGTTTGCCGTGACGGTGGCCATCTCGGTGACCATCTCGGGGGTCGTCGCCCTGACCCTGACCCCGGCCCTGTGTGCCCTGCTGCTCAAGGAAAAGCACGAGGAGCCGGCGATCTTCAGACCCTTCAACCGTCTGTTCGAGCGCTTCACCAAGTCCTACACCAACACGGTGCACAAGACCCTGCACCACCGCATCATCGGTACCGTCGCCTGCGTCATCATCCTGGGGGGCTCGATCTTCATGTTCCGCGCGGTCCCCGGCGGCTTCGTGCCGGCCGAAGACCAGGGCTACCTGATCAGCGCCCTGATGCTGCCCGACGGCGCCAGCCTGCAGCGCACCCGGACCACCGGCGAGCAGTTCCAGTCGATGATCAAGCAGGACGAAGCGGTGGACAAAGTCTTCGTCATTGCCGGTAACGACATCATCGGCGGCGGCATGAAGCCCAATGCCGGTACCGTGTTCATCCCGCTCAAGGACTGGAAGGAACGGACCGGCGTGGCCGACGACCTGGCCAAGAAATTCACCGGCATGGGCATGATGCTGCCGGACGGCCTGGGCATCGTCTTCAACCCGCCCGCCATCCGCGGCCTGGGCGCCGCCGGCGGCTTCGAGGCCTACATCCAGGCCCGGGGCGAGGCCGACCCGCAGAAACTGGCCGGCGTCATCCAGCAGTTCATGGATGGCCTGAAGAAGCGGCCGGAATTGGTGGGCATCAACACCTTCTTCCGCCCCACCTCGCCCCAGCTCTACGTCGAAGTGAACGAGGCCAAGGCCATCTCGATGGGTATTCCGGTCAGCGACGTCTACCAGACCCTGCAGGCTTCCATCGGTACGCTCTACGTCAACGACTTCAACCTCAACGGCCGCACCTACCGGGTCCAGCTTCAGTCCGACGCCGCCTACCGGGCCAAGCCGGAAGATCTGGGCAAGGTCTACGTACGCTCCAGCAGCGGCGCCGCGGTGCCCATCTCGGCCCTGATCAAGGTCAAGTCGATCGTTGGTCCGGAGCAGCTGGAACGCTTCAACGGCTTCCTCGCCGCCAAGGTGATGGGCAACTCCATCCCCAAGGTCAGTACCGGCGACGCGATCAAGATCGTTGAGGAAGTGGCCAAGGAAACCCTGCCGGCCGGCTACGAGCTGGCCTGGACCGGCCAAGCCTTCCAGGAAAAGCGCACCGGCACCACCTCCGCCGTGGCCTTCGGCTTCGGCATCATCATGGTGTTCCTGATCCTGGCGGCCCAGTACGAGAAGTGGACCCTGCCCCTGGCGGTGATCATGGCCGTGCCCTTCGCCCTGTTCGGCGCCCTGGCGGCGGTGATGATCCGCGGCATGCCCAACGACATCTACTTCCAGATTGGCCTGGTGGTACTGATCGGTCTGGCAGCCAAGAACGCGATCCTGATCGTGGAATTCGCCGCCCAGAAACGTGCCGAGGGCATGGGTGTGCTCGAAGCGGCCCAGGAAGGCGCCCGTCTGCGCTTCCGCCCCATCGTCATGACCTCCATGGCCTTCATCCTCGGCGTGTTCCCCCTGGTCAAGGCCAGCGGGGCCGGCGCCGCAGCGCGCAAATCCATGGGTACCGGCGTGTTTGGCGGGATGCTGGCGGCGACCTTCATCGCCACCATCTTCATCCCGATGTTCTTCAGCTGGCTGTCCCGGGGCAAGATGCGCCGCCCCACCGGCCACCACCCCCATCATCAGCTGGAACCTGCGACCGGTGCACCGGCTCAGGCCAGCGACAAGGAGGGCCAGTAA
- a CDS encoding sensor histidine kinase — translation MPNTHRTPLASTPASSRITRRIWGFALLLLGMLWFAIGYKIHLEEKQEIDDTNRSNVNLVRSLEEHTLRTLKSVDQAVVFLKYQYEHNQGDVDIYDYMEKGLIVSTFFNQIGVIDEHGQYILSNLANHKTIDLSDREHFRVHKDVDSKALFISKPVLGRASGKWSIQMTRRINKPDGSFGGVVVVSVDPYYFTNLYSDVDLGKGGVITLAGTDGIIRARKSGDNMTVGQDISGAPMLTMLARTDQGTYTASSKVDGIVRLTAFRRLPDYPMVVAVGVSEREALAGYYARCQAYVVFAVVMSLLILAFALSSSGLLRRLEASRAEAEAATRLKSEFLASMSHELRTPLNGIIGYAELLRDLAPDAEQQVFAATIYDSGNHLLGLVNSILDLSKIEAGKLDLEFADEDCRALVEQVHRTHLPTARQKGLGFEAKVDDAVPATLHCDQTRLIQVLNNLVHNALKFTDQGQVVLQVSRTPQGVRFSVSDTGPGIALADQGAIFEKFRQGEHFITRKHSGTGLGLALSRQLVELMGGHLDVRSAPGEGSEFYFTLSATAPRKEKVA, via the coding sequence ATGCCCAACACGCACCGCACTCCCCTTGCCTCTACCCCGGCCTCGTCGCGCATCACGCGGCGCATCTGGGGCTTTGCCCTGCTCCTGCTGGGCATGCTGTGGTTCGCCATCGGCTACAAGATCCACCTGGAAGAAAAGCAGGAAATCGACGACACCAACCGCAGCAACGTCAACCTAGTCCGCTCCCTGGAAGAACACACCCTGCGCACCCTGAAGAGCGTGGATCAGGCGGTGGTTTTCCTCAAGTACCAGTACGAGCACAACCAGGGCGATGTCGACATCTACGACTACATGGAGAAGGGACTGATCGTCTCCACCTTCTTCAACCAGATCGGGGTGATCGACGAGCACGGCCAGTACATCCTTTCCAACCTGGCCAATCACAAGACCATCGACCTCTCCGACCGGGAACACTTCCGGGTACACAAGGACGTCGATAGCAAAGCATTGTTCATCAGCAAGCCAGTGCTCGGCCGGGCCTCGGGCAAGTGGTCGATCCAGATGACCCGGCGCATCAACAAGCCCGACGGCAGCTTCGGCGGGGTGGTGGTGGTATCGGTGGACCCCTACTACTTCACCAACCTCTACAGCGACGTCGACCTGGGCAAGGGCGGGGTGATCACCCTGGCCGGTACCGACGGCATCATCCGGGCGCGCAAGAGCGGCGACAACATGACCGTGGGCCAGGACATCAGCGGTGCCCCCATGCTCACCATGCTCGCGCGGACCGACCAGGGGACATACACCGCCAGCAGCAAGGTCGATGGCATCGTCCGCCTGACCGCCTTCCGCCGCCTCCCCGACTACCCCATGGTGGTGGCCGTGGGCGTCAGCGAACGGGAAGCCCTGGCCGGCTACTATGCCCGCTGTCAGGCCTACGTGGTCTTTGCCGTGGTGATGAGCCTGCTCATCCTGGCCTTTGCCCTCTCGTCCTCGGGCCTGTTGCGCCGCCTGGAAGCCAGCCGGGCCGAGGCCGAGGCCGCCACCCGGCTCAAATCCGAGTTTCTCGCCTCCATGTCCCACGAACTGCGCACGCCCCTCAACGGCATCATCGGCTACGCCGAACTGCTCCGCGACTTGGCCCCGGATGCGGAGCAGCAGGTCTTCGCCGCCACCATCTACGACAGTGGCAACCACCTGCTCGGCCTAGTGAATTCGATTCTCGACCTGTCCAAGATCGAGGCCGGCAAGCTCGACCTGGAATTCGCCGATGAGGATTGCCGCGCCCTGGTCGAGCAGGTGCACCGCACCCACCTGCCCACGGCCCGGCAGAAGGGGCTGGGCTTCGAAGCCAAGGTAGACGACGCCGTCCCCGCCACCCTGCACTGCGACCAAACCCGCCTGATCCAGGTGCTCAACAACCTGGTGCACAACGCCCTCAAGTTCACCGACCAGGGCCAGGTCGTCCTCCAGGTGAGCAGGACACCCCAGGGCGTGCGCTTCTCGGTCAGCGATACCGGCCCCGGCATTGCCCTGGCCGATCAAGGGGCCATCTTCGAGAAATTCCGCCAGGGCGAGCACTTCATCACCCGCAAACACTCGGGCACCGGCCTCGGCCTGGCCCTTTCGCGCCAACTCGTCGAACTCATGGGAGGGCATCTGGATGTCCGCTCGGCCCCCGGCGAAGGCAGCGAGTTCTACTTCACCCTGAGCGCCACGGCGCCCCGCAAGGAAAAAGTCGCATGA
- a CDS encoding BRO-N domain-containing protein has product MNVITFAFPSADHSAESQSPVRAFSRDGEPWLIAKDVAQILGYRDAEKMVRNLDDDEKDTQIVGTLGGDQVVLIINESGLYSAILRSRRKEAKRFKKWVTSTVLPSIRQHGGYLAGQESLSPTLVAALHKTIRENALPALRYYDRQTEHDHWKSPARSQASSEWAIQEAALKFDLPVSLMEKLVDQGVSALCA; this is encoded by the coding sequence ATGAACGTGATTACCTTCGCATTTCCATCTGCCGATCACTCCGCAGAATCTCAATCCCCTGTCCGGGCGTTTTCCCGTGATGGCGAACCTTGGCTCATCGCCAAAGATGTTGCTCAAATCCTTGGCTACCGGGATGCGGAAAAGATGGTTCGCAATCTTGATGACGACGAAAAGGATACCCAGATTGTGGGTACCCTTGGCGGCGATCAAGTAGTCCTGATCATCAACGAATCGGGTCTCTACTCTGCCATCCTTAGGAGTCGCCGAAAGGAAGCCAAGCGTTTCAAGAAATGGGTTACATCCACAGTGCTTCCCTCGATCCGTCAGCATGGCGGTTACTTGGCAGGTCAGGAGAGCCTGTCACCAACATTGGTGGCCGCTCTTCACAAGACCATCCGAGAAAATGCTCTCCCTGCTCTTCGCTACTACGACAGGCAGACTGAGCATGATCACTGGAAATCACCAGCCAGAAGCCAAGCGAGTAGCGAATGGGCAATCCAAGAGGCCGCGCTGAAGTTTGATCTCCCTGTATCGCTGATGGAGAAGCTCGTCGATCAGGGCGTCTCCGCTCTGTGTGCCTGA
- a CDS encoding efflux transporter outer membrane subunit — MQRPELKTLAAALSAALLLAGCAVGPDYQRPDTALPERFAQAEATAQASATAVDKEWWTLFQDATLNNLVAQARAYNTDLLLAVARLEEADGLVREANSAFFPEISAQGASSRSRISSVTATPLPASVDPVRVNHRAVLATSFELDLWGKLRRASEAARAQALASRYNRDTVELTLAGQVTQAYFTLRAYDAQLVAAQESLKSREEALTIAQNRQRGGLASALDVQQAETNRATLLAQTSTLRRQRALTLNQLALLTGRPDLTVAAGDLRTLPLPPVPPAGLPSTLLEARPDLRQAEELLVSANAQIGVAKAALFPTISLTGNLGSESQSLSSLFTSPASVWSYGAGLTMPIFAAGKYVSRLDQATARQKQAVATYQKAVQTAFKEVNDALVSVREAGEGEAAQQTRADAAQKTLELAQLRYKSGYSPFLEVLDAQRTANDAQMDLISARQTRLSATVDLFKSLGGGWQDSSPRNAPVAANAAAPGQPAN; from the coding sequence ATGCAACGCCCTGAACTGAAAACCCTGGCTGCCGCCCTCTCCGCCGCCCTGCTGCTGGCAGGGTGTGCCGTGGGGCCCGACTACCAACGTCCCGACACGGCCCTGCCCGAGCGCTTCGCCCAGGCGGAGGCCACCGCCCAGGCCAGCGCCACGGCGGTGGACAAGGAGTGGTGGACCCTGTTCCAGGATGCGACCCTCAATAATCTGGTGGCGCAGGCTCGCGCCTACAACACCGACCTGCTGCTGGCGGTGGCGCGCCTCGAAGAGGCCGACGGTCTGGTACGGGAGGCCAACTCGGCCTTCTTCCCCGAGATCAGCGCACAAGGCGCCAGTTCCCGTTCGCGCATCAGCTCGGTGACCGCCACGCCGCTGCCTGCCTCGGTGGACCCGGTCCGGGTCAACCACCGGGCAGTGCTCGCCACCTCCTTCGAACTCGACCTGTGGGGCAAACTGCGCCGCGCCAGCGAGGCAGCCCGGGCCCAGGCGCTGGCCAGTCGTTACAACCGTGACACGGTGGAGCTGACCCTGGCCGGCCAAGTAACCCAGGCCTACTTCACCCTGCGCGCCTACGATGCCCAGTTGGTGGCGGCCCAGGAAAGCCTGAAGAGCCGGGAAGAGGCCCTGACCATCGCCCAGAACCGCCAGCGCGGCGGCCTGGCCTCGGCCCTGGACGTGCAGCAGGCGGAAACCAACCGGGCCACCCTGCTGGCCCAGACCTCCACCCTGCGTCGCCAGCGGGCCCTGACCCTCAACCAACTGGCCCTGCTCACCGGTCGCCCCGACCTGACCGTGGCGGCGGGCGATCTGCGCACCCTGCCCCTGCCGCCGGTACCGCCGGCGGGCCTGCCCTCCACCCTGCTGGAGGCCCGTCCCGACCTGCGTCAGGCCGAAGAGCTGCTGGTGTCGGCCAACGCCCAGATCGGGGTGGCCAAGGCCGCCCTGTTCCCGACCATTTCGCTCACCGGCAACCTGGGCAGCGAAAGCCAATCCCTGTCCAGCCTGTTCACCTCCCCGGCCAGTGTCTGGTCCTACGGTGCCGGGCTGACCATGCCGATCTTCGCCGCCGGCAAGTACGTTTCCCGACTTGACCAGGCCACGGCGCGGCAGAAGCAGGCCGTGGCGACCTACCAGAAGGCAGTGCAGACCGCATTCAAGGAGGTCAACGACGCGCTGGTCTCGGTACGCGAGGCTGGCGAAGGCGAAGCCGCCCAGCAGACCCGGGCCGACGCGGCCCAAAAGACCCTGGAACTGGCCCAGCTGCGCTACAAGTCGGGCTACTCGCCCTTCCTGGAAGTGCTCGATGCCCAGCGCACCGCCAACGACGCCCAGATGGACCTGATCTCGGCCCGCCAGACGCGCCTGAGCGCCACGGTGGACCTGTTCAAGTCCCTCGGCGGCGGCTGGCAGGACAGCAGCCCGCGCAACGCCCCGGTGGCGGCCAATGCCGCTGCGCCAGGCCAGCCGGCCAACTGA
- a CDS encoding TetR family transcriptional regulator, with protein MARKTKAEAERTRQQIIDAARQVFHASGVSRTSLEKVAQAAGVTRGAVYWHFANKAELFTAMREHSHTLIEPADRLVLSEDFADPLDAVEQSMLAFFRVLEESEELRQTFEIMSLRCEYVDEFSTVLHEVNGPCLEFLGKLEIAYARARDKGTLREGLSPEALALDTISFTTGVFHNWLSSQPGERLRTEVPSMIRTHIALRRR; from the coding sequence ATGGCCCGCAAAACCAAAGCCGAAGCCGAACGGACTCGACAGCAAATCATTGATGCTGCACGACAGGTATTTCATGCCAGCGGCGTCAGCCGAACCTCGCTGGAAAAGGTCGCCCAGGCGGCCGGGGTCACCCGTGGTGCAGTGTATTGGCACTTCGCCAATAAGGCCGAGTTGTTCACGGCCATGCGCGAGCATTCCCACACCCTGATCGAACCCGCCGATCGGCTCGTCCTGTCCGAGGATTTTGCCGATCCGCTCGACGCCGTCGAGCAATCGATGCTGGCTTTTTTCCGCGTCCTGGAAGAGTCGGAAGAGTTGCGCCAGACCTTCGAGATTATGTCGCTGCGTTGCGAATACGTGGACGAGTTTTCCACCGTACTGCACGAAGTCAATGGCCCCTGCCTGGAGTTCCTCGGCAAGCTGGAGATCGCCTACGCCCGCGCCCGCGACAAGGGCACCCTGCGCGAGGGGTTGAGCCCGGAAGCCTTGGCCCTGGACACCATCTCGTTTACGACCGGCGTGTTCCACAACTGGCTTTCCAGCCAGCCCGGGGAACGCTTGCGCACCGAGGTGCCGTCCATGATCCGCACCCATATCGCACTGCGTCGCCGCTAA
- a CDS encoding efflux RND transporter periplasmic adaptor subunit — protein sequence MAQTEGAKETEVRARVGGILLKRLYQEGAPVKAGQPLFQIDPAPYEIALAEAKAKADQTAREEARLKGLIAQQAVSQKEYDDAVSNNAIAQAALRQAQLNLSWTTVTAPVSGVSGRAVKSEGNLINTSDASLLTSVYQSNPMWVRFGLSESDTASLPGGQIKPGMVSGVELILPDGSVYPKPGKINFLASTIDPTLGTQQLRAEFDNADGKLLPGQFVRVRLLTGNREGVFLVPQAAVLQTEQARLVMVVDAESKVAPRPVQTAEWRGKDWVITGGLKAGDKVIVDNLMKARPGTPVAPHGPQAAPGAAPAQGQPAAKPAEAPAATDKAAADGAKASAQPAAQGKQ from the coding sequence ATGGCCCAGACCGAAGGCGCCAAGGAAACCGAGGTGCGTGCCCGGGTGGGTGGCATCCTGCTCAAGCGCCTCTATCAGGAAGGCGCGCCGGTCAAGGCCGGTCAGCCCCTTTTCCAGATCGACCCGGCTCCTTATGAGATCGCCTTGGCCGAAGCCAAGGCCAAGGCCGACCAGACAGCTCGGGAAGAAGCCCGCTTGAAAGGCCTGATCGCCCAGCAGGCCGTCAGCCAAAAGGAATACGACGACGCTGTCTCTAATAACGCCATTGCCCAGGCTGCCCTGCGCCAGGCCCAGCTGAATCTGTCGTGGACCACCGTCACCGCCCCCGTGTCCGGTGTTTCCGGCCGGGCCGTGAAGTCTGAAGGCAACCTGATCAATACCTCCGATGCCAGCCTGCTTACCTCGGTGTATCAGTCCAATCCGATGTGGGTGCGTTTCGGTCTGTCCGAATCCGACACGGCCTCCCTGCCCGGCGGCCAGATCAAACCCGGCATGGTCAGCGGCGTCGAGCTGATCCTGCCGGACGGCAGCGTCTATCCGAAGCCGGGCAAGATCAACTTCCTCGCCTCCACCATCGACCCCACCCTGGGCACTCAACAGCTGCGCGCCGAGTTCGACAACGCCGACGGCAAGCTGCTGCCCGGCCAGTTTGTGCGCGTGCGCCTGCTCACCGGCAATCGGGAAGGCGTCTTCCTGGTGCCCCAGGCTGCTGTGCTGCAGACCGAACAGGCCCGCCTGGTAATGGTGGTGGATGCGGAAAGCAAGGTCGCTCCCCGCCCTGTGCAGACCGCCGAATGGCGCGGTAAAGATTGGGTCATCACCGGCGGCCTCAAGGCCGGCGACAAGGTCATTGTGGACAACCTGATGAAGGCCCGCCCCGGCACCCCGGTGGCCCCCCACGGTCCCCAGGCAGCGCCTGGCGCCGCGCCGGCCCAGGGCCAGCCCGCCGCCAAGCCGGCCGAAGCCCCTGCTGCAACCGACAAGGCTGCCGCCGACGGCGCCAAGGCGTCCGCCCAGCCTGCCGCTCAAGGCAAGCAGTAA
- a CDS encoding response regulator, giving the protein MKVLVVDDQDVNRMLPCVILRKLGVAVEEAASGQDALQKVAEHPEISHILLDVSMPDMSGTEVCQTLRSQPGGEQLHIVAYTAHAFSNEKARIMEAGFSELLIKPINREVLIRALGIA; this is encoded by the coding sequence ATGAAGGTACTGGTAGTCGACGATCAGGACGTCAATCGCATGCTGCCTTGCGTGATCCTACGCAAGCTCGGTGTGGCGGTGGAAGAAGCCGCCTCGGGCCAGGACGCCCTGCAAAAAGTCGCCGAACATCCGGAAATCAGCCACATCCTGCTCGACGTCAGCATGCCCGATATGAGCGGCACCGAGGTCTGCCAGACCCTGCGCAGCCAGCCCGGGGGCGAGCAGCTGCACATCGTGGCCTACACCGCCCACGCCTTCAGCAACGAAAAGGCCCGCATCATGGAAGCCGGATTCAGCGAACTGCTGATCAAGCCGATCAATCGGGAAGTGCTGATCCGCGCCCTGGGCATCGCCTGA
- the rnhA gene encoding ribonuclease HI — MADQPVTIYTDGACRGNPGPGGWGVTLSRGKQYKERYEGEPETTNNRMELTAVIKALQALKRPLPAILYTDSKYLVQGITQWLPKWKAKGWRKADGKPVENADLWKALDEMASVHDIQWHWVRGHNGTPGNERADALANLGIESIRD; from the coding sequence ATGGCTGATCAACCCGTTACGATTTACACGGATGGTGCCTGTCGAGGCAATCCCGGCCCCGGTGGCTGGGGTGTCACCCTGAGCAGAGGCAAACAGTACAAGGAACGGTACGAGGGAGAACCTGAGACCACAAACAACCGGATGGAACTGACAGCGGTCATCAAGGCACTGCAAGCCCTCAAACGCCCCCTTCCTGCCATCCTCTACACGGACTCCAAGTATCTTGTTCAGGGCATCACCCAATGGCTCCCTAAGTGGAAAGCCAAGGGGTGGCGCAAGGCTGACGGAAAGCCGGTCGAGAACGCCGACCTGTGGAAGGCGCTTGATGAGATGGCCTCAGTCCATGACATTCAGTGGCATTGGGTGCGAGGCCACAATGGGACCCCCGGCAACGAACGCGCTGATGCTCTGGCGAATCTCGGAATCGAGTCAATCCGCGACTGA